A single genomic interval of Pomacea canaliculata isolate SZHN2017 linkage group LG5, ASM307304v1, whole genome shotgun sequence harbors:
- the LOC112564105 gene encoding uncharacterized protein LOC112564105 — protein sequence MLLFLSCKILCIGLQRVKGSHTHDVLATQLNSILREYKIQNKVVRIVTDNASNFVKAFRVFGQDQSPEDSDSDEEEENITSVEFLPGESTSVVLPPHQRCAAHTLNLVASKDSEAALQDGAFRTASRSLFAKAQAVWNKQSRVVSAAESIQEATGRQMIIPNQTRWNSTYDAVQCLQDLTAEQLTKLADALGLPRFTPETSSS from the exons atgttacttttcctttcttgt AAAATCCTTTGCATTGGCCTGCAAAGAGTGAAAGGTTCGCACACCCATGATGTCCTAGCCACGCAGCTCAACTCCATCCTGAGAGAGTACAAGATCCAGAACAAAGTTGTTCGCATTGTGACGGACAACGCATCAAACTTCGTGAAAGCTTtcag gGTGTTTGGTCAGGATCAGTCACCAGAAGACTCAGAcagtgatgaggaagaggagaacaTCACTTCTGTGGAGTTCCTGCCAGGGGAATCAACATCTGTTGTACTGCCCCCTCACCAGCGTTGTGCGGCCCACACGCTTAACCTGGTCGCAAGCAAGGACAGTGAGGCTGCCCTTCAGGACGGTGCATTCCGAACTGCCAGCAGATCCCTGTTTGCAAAAGCTCAAGCTGTCTGGAATAAGCAGTCCAGAGTTGTGTCTGCTGCAG AGAGCATTCAAGAGGCTACGGGACGGCAGATGATCATTCCAAACCAAACCCGCTGGAATTCTACGTATGATGCCGTCCAATGCCTTCAAGACCTCACGGCTGAGCAGCTGACCAAGTTAGCAGATGCCCTTGGCCTCCCAAGGTTTACCCCAGAGACCAGCTCTTCATGA
- the LOC112564106 gene encoding INO80 complex subunit C-like: MASTRKSSRVRTVSGFSPAKRKRPESPSFPLPAPVALSITVEKDVSAAVESVSNQETLTVPGGNTECIAEDTPVEKVSAAIFKDPNFVHSSIGQQDPKRTRVWKNLKQIVATERSLPWQCSDVTCKTYSC; encoded by the exons ATGGCGTCTACCAGAAAGTCTTCACGAGTCCGTACTGTCTCCGGCTTTAGTCcagccaaaagaaaaagaccagAAAGT cCATCATTTCCTTTACCTGCCCCAGTTGCCTTATCCATAACAGTGGAAAAAGATGTGTCAGCTGCTGTAGAGTCAGTTTCAAACCAGGAAACTTTGACAGTTCCTGGAGGTAATACTGAATGCATAGCTGAAGATACCCCAGTGGAGAAAGTTTCTGCAGCCATATTTAAAGATCCAAATTTTGTT CATTCAAGCATTGGGCAGCAGGATCCAAAAAGAACAAGAGTCTGGAAGAATCTAAAACAAATAGTGGCGACAGAGAGATCATTACCTTGGCAGTGCTCAGATGTTACATGTAAGACATATTCATGTTAG